A window of Daucus carota subsp. sativus chromosome 2, DH1 v3.0, whole genome shotgun sequence genomic DNA:
CAGCGACCATTAGTCTTTCATCTTTTGGACCTGGGGGACCCTTTGGTTTTGATTCATTTTCTGAGATGTGGAAGAATCAGAAAAAGAACATTAAATCCCAGAAACAAGGTTCTTCTACAAAGGTAAAACTTTAACTTATCATTCTTCACTTAATTTTGTGTCGGAAATTTGGAGcatatttacatgattatcatgaGTTATTTTACCTGTTTTTTTGGAGCATAATTTTTtctattatattgattttgaggTGGAGGGTGGGGAATTTTTACTTTCTAGGTCATATAGAATATGAGCCTTTCCCTTTAGGCTAtccttgaattttttatttgccAGTTTTAAATTGCACGCAGTTAAATGTTACTACAAGTTATGTTGACAAATATAATTTGCTTTTGCTAATTTGCGCCTTACAAATCTTGTTTGCATATGCTGTCCcattgttgataattataagCAGATCCTTAATTAAGTTGCATAATACTGTGGACTAAAATGTAATAATTCTTGCTGACAAGCTGCATATTTGATTTTTCTCAGGGAGGAAGTTCAAAGCATGAGGCTATGTCTAATGAGTGGTTGCAAACTGGGAATTGTCCAATGGCCAAGTCATTCAGAGCAGTGAGCCATGTGCTGCCACTTGTGGCAAAAGCCCTTCAGCCCCCTGCTGGTATTAATATGAAGTGCCCCCCTGCAATAGTTGCAGCAAGGGCTGCTATATCACGGACTGCCCTAGCCAAAAATCTCAGGCCACAGCCTCTACCTGCAAAAATACTTGCAATTGGCGCCCTGGGCATGGCTGCAAATATTCCTTTGGGTATATGGCGAGAACACACAGAAAAATTCTCACTCTCTTGGTTTGTGGCAGTCCATGCAGCTGTTCCATTTATAGGCATGCTTAGGAAATCGGTGTTAATGCCTAAAACAGCCATGGCATTGACAATTGCAGCATCAATCCTAGGACAGGTTATTGGCTCTAGGGCGGAGCGATATAGGCTGAAGGCCATTGCTGAGAGAAAGCTGGCTCCTACATATTCCTCTATCCCTGTTTCTAGTCTGGGAGTAGAAAATGCCGGACACTGTGGCGATACTGCTGAGTGGAAGACAGTTGCGGGCCCAACTTCATCAACCCAGGTCTTCTAATATTTGAAGCTATGATCTTGATTATACATACTTCTATGTGTTGCAGAGTCTGCTGTGTGGCtatctatatgttttatttctATTTAAATTGGAGTTAAGACACAAGAGTTGTCATTCAACAACTTCATTGTTATCAAACATGGAAGTTATTATAAATCTTCTTATAAGCAGCTGCTCCCAACTAAGGTATAAATTCATATTACGCAGCTTCTGTTTGATACTAAGGTTTTCAGTTTTCCAAAATACTGACTCTATACTATTTATTATGAGTTGCTGAAAGCTGTTTcgatttctttcttttttatcaaTGCAACATTTCTGGCCAAACCACTGGCAGATGATATTAGCCCACATAAGTACCCATAAACTATTATATTAAACTGATGGAGATGACCTCGGGTAGTTAGAGGATTTTCATTTACTTTTGAAAGTATTgctataaataattcaagtgcACCTCATGTTCGATTGTGGTCTTGTCAGCCTctaaatttttatgttttttttttcatacatgATTTTGTCAATGCTAGGTTATTTTAAAATGCAActgcaattttttattttttttttataaagatttTGCCTATGACGATCCTAACAAATTAGACATATAGAATAAGTTGCTGAAGAATCTAATTATTACGGTAAAGCAGTTTACACTCCAGTTTACCTAGGAGTggatatatgaaaataaatatattgatatctCAACAGGTAACAAAGTGTTAATACTGCACTAAGATGACATAACAAATAGAAACTACACAGCTGATAAGAGCTATATTTTCGAACCCTTCAATTTCGTTTGTTGTTAAAATATGCTCCttgctattttatttttttttgccgaaATGCTCCTTGCTATTTAAGTGGGAGGATGGTGAATTTACTGGGTGAGAGTTTATCACAAAGTAAGTTATCTAGAGTCGCAATTACAACTTTCAGAGAATAAAAACCTCACTCTGGAAAGGcttcttttgagaaaaaaaaaaaaagaagaaaagaacaGACACTGTATCTGACGGTTTTAACTGTTATATCTAAGCTGATAATAAGGTAATGACAGGAGAAAATCAGAAATAAATGACAATCCATAAATTACTTGAGCAAAAACATGAAAACCTATAGCAAGATGATTAGAGGAAGCTGGTTTAAACATCACATGGCAAGACTGACATGACTAACATTCCAGACTATAACTAATAACAAGATCTTGAGTAATTCAAATTATATTCAGTATCCAGATTGCACAGGctacaaatataataaacagTTAAACAGTTAAACAGTCTCGGTTGTGATGACATGTAACTCGAGCTCTAGCTGTTGCCTACATGCTCATGTCCTGTTTACAGGTGGTTAGGAAACATGTAAATCAAATTTCAGTCGTTGCTGCTTGCAACATCAACTGCATCTATACCTAATTCAatagaagaaaaataaaatacacacacacatatatatagattcGATCGCATAGACTCAATACAAGAGAAGTGAAACAAGATAACTATATAGGCAATCAGGTATAACAAGaagcaaatataattttaatcatcaCGAGGCAATGATAACTCTAAGCCATGTCACCAAAAAATATACACCTTGAGCTTAAACATTCAAAGCAGAGCAAATGCAACCAGATAGTTTAAACTGGATACAAGATTCCTGAGACTTCCAAAAATCCAAACCATGTcactgaataataatatacatatgacCTTAAGCATAAACATCAAAACTAGAGCAAATACAACTAGTCAAAAGTTTACCTAGCATGCCTACGAAACCGGATGGTTCAGACTGAATACAAGATTTAAGGACATGTGACACATTAACCTGAAATCACAAGAGACCCACAAAAGAGGTTTCACAATCTCCAATTTAATGCACCACTAGTTGATAATTTGGAGAATTTCAGTTTCATCTTCCATGAGAGCCTTTAACATTTGAACACACTGAATGCTAGCTGGCAATCGCTAAATGCTTTAAGGCCCGAACTAGTTGCATCAAGATGGGTAAATTGATTGAAGGAAGCAGATTTGAACATCACACTGCAAGACAAATTCAAAAAGGCATATCAAAACCTAACCAGATCCAAACACAAGACTTTTAGTAGCTAATCTAGTAATcttaaatataacataaaagatCAGGGAGACTATGTTATAGTTGATTGATAAATCAGCATCACTTATATAGTATAGTACCCATTTTCTGAGGTGGGCTTTTTTCAtaccatatattatatacttatagtAGAGAACCAAGATCAAAACATCAAGCGGTCATATTTCTCCACTTGTCCTTCAAATCACCATCGGTTCTTTCATCAAATATATCCCTGTACATATCCAAAATAAGCTTCCAGTTTCCAATACCATACTTCTGCACACCTGCTCTTAAAGTGTCTTCCTCTAGGTTACTCCAAAGCTTGCGTTT
This region includes:
- the LOC108208996 gene encoding uncharacterized protein LOC108208996, yielding MDLLFRAMAEDSSPCQEHIVRCPFLRNINHATSFSFSSSIAATLPARESKGPIFEDGPSFDMAFRLFHGQDGVVPLSGRSFFEAENVESGPSEPKFNPLAAKAATISLSSFGPGGPFGFDSFSEMWKNQKKNIKSQKQGSSTKGGSSKHEAMSNEWLQTGNCPMAKSFRAVSHVLPLVAKALQPPAGINMKCPPAIVAARAAISRTALAKNLRPQPLPAKILAIGALGMAANIPLGIWREHTEKFSLSWFVAVHAAVPFIGMLRKSVLMPKTAMALTIAASILGQVIGSRAERYRLKAIAERKLAPTYSSIPVSSLGVENAGHCGDTAEWKTVAGPTSSTQVF